The sequence acattaaaattccttattatatacatatcatccatACAATTTTGGGGTATTTACCTATTGGGTATTTACCTATCAGGGGCAGAGTCCCTGATAAGTAAATacccaatgggggggggggagtctgggaGCAGAGCCCCTGATAGGTAAAACCATTGATGGAAAGATTTAATTCATTTTCTTAAGTGGTATGTAGTGATTTCTataaatctgatttttttccctccacttcTCATGTATGACTgcaaaacagtattttttttcattaactattTAATTTTCACTCATATCATTTCTTAGACCTCTAAGATATCAGATTAATTTTTATGATTAGCTGTATTTCTGAGAGACTTCCTGTCAGCTATTTGTGATGTAGCATGACTGATattgactgtatgtatgtatttttattcatatttttttgttttacttttacagcTGTTCTACTCTTTCTTTAAATCCCTGATTGGGAAGGATGTAGTGGTAGAGCTAAAGAATGATCTCAGGTATGTATTTGTCTTTGTTCTTATGAAAATAAATTGTCAGAGCCATTTTTAGCTAATAGCCAGTGGCTGCTTGTGATAAGAATTAACCCAAACAATATGATGTAGAGATGAATAATTTGAAGAATGATTTGTAGTAGAGatgtatttgatttttaatacTGCAGCATCTGTGGGACTCTTCATTCAGTAGACCAGTATCTAAACATCAAACTCACAGACATCAACGTCACAGATACTGAGAAATACCCACACATGGTGAGTGAACACTGACaatgttttttgtaatttgtgtttatttctttttattaatatctgtAGTGTCTGTGTttgaatcttcttttaacggtaggttcatgtctgaaccgccgtggtcacagtatgatacttaattgtagttttcatgttgtgatgctcttggagtgagtacgtggtagggtctccagttcctttccacagagagtgccggtgttaccttttcttcttcttcttcttcttcttctctctctctcctctctctctctctctctctctctctctctctctctctctctctctctctctctctctctctctctctctcttttttttttttttttttttttttttttttttttttttttttttaaaggtaatcattctctctattttatccgggcttgggatttgggctggcttggccacccagtggctaggtaggcattcgaggtgaagttccttgcccaagggaacaacgcgccggccagtgactcgaacccctgaactcagattgccgtcttgacagtccgacgctctaaccattcggccaccgcggccttgacgatcatgggcttccatgatttttcttggcaatttagagcggtggttttgccattgccttccgcccggtgtttttatcgagtcaccatctctatttacccggcactgacttgggctggcttggccacccagtggttaggtaggcaatcgaggtgaagttccttgcccaagggaacaacgcgccggccggtgactcgaaccctcgaactcagattgccgtcgtgaaagtcttgagtccgacgctctaaccattcggccaccacttCTCCCTGTGTTTGAATAGaggacctttattttttttctcagtgtTTTATAtccatttcaattaatttttgATAATCTGGGAGGACTAATGTCAATTTGTTGACATGATTTGAAGATAGATTTGAATCTCATGTAGTGTTGGGGTCATTTTCCTGAAATCATcaggtttaaatttaaataaaagtacCTTTTCCTGGCTAATCTGCCTGTAGGTCCTGGGTAATTgcactgtccactgtagtttgTGAATTTTATGTACACTTAGATGGCCAATTAGTAGACCTACCTGATCTTACCTGATAATTCtatgattatagatatgataattgTCCAGAATAGGACATGGTAAGGTGATAGTGAGACCTATGTactaaaattgcaaaaaattcaAAACGTGATCGGTCTTCTTTAGACAGCTGAAAAGAGT is a genomic window of Penaeus monodon isolate SGIC_2016 chromosome 10, NSTDA_Pmon_1, whole genome shotgun sequence containing:
- the LOC119577720 gene encoding U6 snRNA-associated Sm-like protein LSm2 (The sequence of the model RefSeq protein was modified relative to this genomic sequence to represent the inferred CDS: added 126 bases not found in genome assembly); protein product: MLFYSFFKSLIGKDVVVELKNDLSICGTLHSVDQYLNIKLTDINVTDTEKYPHMLSVKNCFIRGSVVRYVQLPVDEVDTQLLQDAARREAQQQRQ